Proteins encoded within one genomic window of Setaria italica strain Yugu1 chromosome IV, Setaria_italica_v2.0, whole genome shotgun sequence:
- the LOC101770550 gene encoding uncharacterized protein LOC101770550, with protein MSQLGTCSLPGAAIYGTSTRRFGGSQFQQPKVNRISFEQKVSAKTTLRSMRCKATQTQSVQKKSSSATVQRDKKGKVQGPKLDDGSGGFPPFRFGKGGGGGGGGGGGSNYFGGFLLFSCVLLLDYLKEFEKYLLTRKHRGGDDASNGLLQP; from the exons ATGTCCCAACTTGGAACATGTTCATTGCCTGGAGCTGCAATCTATGGCACTTCAACTAGGAGGTTTGGAG GTTCACAATTTCAGCAACCTAAGGTTAATCGCATCTCATTTGAACAGAAAGTGTCTGCTAAAACAACATTGAGA AGTATGAGGTGTAAAGCTACTCAAACCCAAAGCGTCCAAAAGAAATCTTCAAGTGCAACTGTTCAACGTGATAAGAAAG GGAAAGTTCAAGGGCCGAAGCTGGACGATGGAAGTGGTGGGTTCCCTCCGTTCCGCTTCGGCAAAggtgggggcggtggtggaggtggcgggggtGGCAGCAACTACTTCGGCGGATTCCTTCTCTTCTCCTGTGTGTTGCTCCTGGATTACCTGAAGGAGTTTGAGAAGTACCTGCTTACTCGGAAGCACCGAGGTGGAGACGACGCCAGCAACGGGCTGCTACAACCATGA